The following coding sequences lie in one Cupriavidus sp. WKF15 genomic window:
- the hemN gene encoding oxygen-independent coproporphyrinogen III oxidase, whose protein sequence is MNTSSTPSAALDRRALSDFRALAGRIDGNGPRYTSYPTADRFHGGFDEAAYHAALADCGAAAPAPLSLYLHIPFCENICYYCGCNKVITRDHGRSAKYVSYLGREMALAAAHLGGRRQVLQSHWGGGTPTFLNPAEMRRLMASLHEHFDLPADGEHSIEIDPRRVDHERMALLAELGFNRVSLGVQDFDPEVQQAIHRVQPFEETRAVVDASRELGFRSVSLDLIYGLPHQTTARFNATVERVLTLRPDRLSVYSYAHLPHVFKPQRRIDENALPSAGEKLDILVSTIERLTAAGYVYIGMDHFALPDDDLAVAQREGRLQRNFQGYSTHAGYDQLGFGISAIGAVAGRYVQNARTLDDYYAALDDGRLPVIRGFAMERDDHLRREIIGALMCNGVLDIAQIEARHGIDFADVFAAELGDLDRLGVDGLVRREPGRIEVTMLGRLLVRRVAMVFDRYLREDAARPPAAQPAANDGAEPVRFVPRYSRVV, encoded by the coding sequence ATGAACACGTCATCCACGCCATCCGCGGCGCTCGACCGCCGCGCCTTGTCCGACTTCCGCGCGCTGGCAGGCCGAATCGACGGCAACGGTCCGCGTTATACGTCCTACCCCACGGCAGACCGCTTCCATGGCGGCTTCGACGAAGCCGCCTATCATGCTGCGCTGGCGGACTGCGGCGCGGCGGCGCCGGCGCCGTTGTCGCTGTACCTGCACATCCCGTTCTGCGAGAACATCTGCTACTACTGCGGCTGCAACAAGGTCATCACGCGTGACCATGGGCGCAGCGCCAAATACGTGAGCTACCTAGGGCGCGAAATGGCCCTTGCTGCGGCACACCTTGGCGGGCGCAGGCAGGTGTTGCAATCGCACTGGGGTGGTGGCACACCGACTTTCCTGAACCCGGCCGAGATGCGCCGCTTGATGGCTTCGCTGCACGAGCACTTCGACCTGCCGGCCGACGGCGAGCACTCGATCGAGATCGATCCGCGCCGCGTCGACCACGAACGCATGGCGTTGCTCGCCGAACTCGGCTTCAACCGTGTCAGCCTCGGCGTGCAGGATTTCGATCCCGAAGTCCAGCAGGCCATCCATCGCGTGCAGCCGTTCGAGGAAACCCGGGCGGTGGTCGATGCTTCGCGCGAACTGGGGTTCCGCTCGGTCAGCCTGGACCTGATCTACGGGCTGCCGCACCAGACCACGGCGCGCTTCAACGCGACGGTGGAGCGGGTACTGACGTTGCGGCCGGACCGGCTCTCGGTCTACAGCTACGCGCACCTGCCGCACGTCTTCAAGCCGCAGCGGCGCATCGATGAAAACGCCTTGCCGAGCGCGGGCGAGAAGCTCGACATTCTGGTCTCCACGATCGAGCGCCTGACCGCCGCCGGCTACGTCTATATCGGCATGGACCACTTCGCGCTGCCCGACGACGACCTCGCCGTGGCCCAGCGCGAGGGCCGGTTGCAGCGCAATTTCCAGGGCTACTCCACGCATGCCGGCTATGACCAGCTCGGCTTCGGCATTTCCGCGATCGGAGCCGTGGCGGGACGATACGTGCAGAACGCGCGCACGCTGGACGACTATTACGCTGCGCTCGACGACGGCCGGCTGCCGGTCATACGTGGCTTCGCGATGGAGCGCGACGATCATCTGCGCCGCGAGATCATCGGCGCGCTGATGTGCAACGGCGTGCTCGACATCGCGCAGATCGAGGCACGCCATGGCATCGATTTCGCGGACGTGTTCGCCGCGGAACTCGGCGATCTCGACCGGCTCGGTGTCGATGGCCTGGTCCGCCGCGAGCCGGGCCGCATCGAGGTGACCATGCTGGGCCGCCTGCTCGTGCGCCGCGTGGCCATGGTGTTCGACCGGTACCTGCGCGAAGATGCCGCGCGGCCGCCTGCCGCGCAGCCAGCCGCCAACGACGGTGCCGAGCCGGTGCGGTTCGTGCCGCGGTACTCGCGCGTGGTCTGA
- a CDS encoding ABC transporter substrate-binding protein, translated as MPSILPCLPYPSLRGEALPDSPRRRQLMLALGGLAATPPVLAQSPARRTAVVGHLLDRSGAQADLARDYLAGAKVMFDAANATGGPVRIAHVVRDADADPRAALAQALSLVDSEHAELLFGPGDRLLPALAASPELHRRGVQIVAPLSGLALSADNVWFTRADYQAELDAAVKQLRDYGLTRVALAVSAEFAATASGNGASWLTRLESTTGTRAVPLGGSPDAAARTIAAQRPGAVIVAGDTLAYASLGRALAAQGWYGFLVGLSAVSPAVAREVLGAGYPGGMVLTQVAPGPQAATLRVVKEHVARMKQYLDEPPSPATIAGYIGAAWLVRALGGWHGNGTVELRRALQARIDVGDFTLDFTQGQRGSRYVQLAASGAR; from the coding sequence ATGCCTTCAATCCTGCCCTGTTTGCCGTACCCATCGCTGCGCGGCGAAGCGCTGCCAGACTCCCCGCGACGCCGCCAGCTGATGCTGGCGCTTGGCGGACTGGCCGCCACGCCGCCGGTCCTGGCCCAGTCACCGGCCCGGCGCACTGCCGTGGTCGGGCACCTGCTCGACCGCAGCGGCGCGCAGGCCGATCTGGCGCGCGACTATCTGGCGGGCGCCAAGGTCATGTTCGACGCGGCCAACGCCACGGGAGGGCCCGTGCGGATCGCGCATGTCGTGCGCGACGCCGATGCCGATCCGCGCGCGGCGCTCGCGCAGGCACTGTCGCTCGTGGATAGCGAGCATGCCGAATTGCTGTTCGGTCCGGGCGACCGGTTGCTGCCCGCGCTGGCGGCCTCGCCCGAACTGCACCGGCGCGGCGTGCAGATCGTGGCGCCGCTCTCGGGCCTTGCCCTGAGCGCGGACAACGTCTGGTTCACGCGGGCCGACTACCAGGCCGAGCTCGACGCCGCGGTGAAGCAGTTGCGCGACTATGGGCTGACCCGCGTGGCCCTGGCGGTCTCGGCGGAGTTCGCCGCCACCGCGTCCGGCAATGGTGCATCGTGGCTGACCCGGCTGGAATCCACGACGGGCACGCGCGCGGTGCCGCTGGGCGGCAGCCCGGACGCCGCAGCGCGCACCATCGCGGCGCAACGGCCGGGTGCCGTGATCGTGGCGGGCGATACGCTCGCCTATGCGAGCCTGGGCCGCGCGCTGGCCGCGCAAGGCTGGTACGGATTCCTGGTCGGGTTGTCCGCGGTCAGCCCTGCGGTCGCGCGCGAAGTGCTCGGCGCAGGCTACCCGGGCGGCATGGTGCTGACGCAGGTCGCCCCCGGCCCGCAGGCCGCCACGCTGCGCGTGGTCAAGGAGCATGTGGCCCGCATGAAGCAATACCTCGATGAACCGCCCTCGCCTGCGACCATCGCCGGATACATCGGCGCGGCGTGGCTGGTGCGCGCCCTGGGCGGGTGGCACGGCAACGGCACGGTGGAACTGCGGCGCGCGCTGCAGGCACGCATCGACGTGGGCGATTTCACGCTCGACTTCACGCAGGGCCAGCGCGGCTCGCGCTACGTGCAGCTGGCCGCTTCAGGCGCGCGGTAG
- a CDS encoding UvrD-helicase domain-containing protein, protein MTHGLNAAQSEAVRYLDGPCLVLAGAGSGKTRVITQKIAHLIEDKGFEPRHIAAVTFTNKAAKEMQERIGKLMEGKTTREGKRLPLRQLTVCTFHSLGVQILRLEAEHVGLKPQFSIMDSDDCFGLIQEQLGTTDKKLIRGVQSTISLWKNGMVDPEAAIAQAANADEHQAALVYRNYVATLNAYQAVDFDDLIRLPAELFARNEAVQLKWQNRLRYFLVDEYQDTNACQYQLLKLLAGGSHLRAPAFTAVGDDDQAIYGWRGATLDNLRLLQTDFPDLKVVKLEQNYRSTVRILEAANSVIANNPKLFDKKLWSEHGMGDPIAVHPMNDEEHEAESVVFRLSAHKFERRAQFRDYAILYRGNHQARLFEQILRRERIPYVLSGGQSFFDKAEIKDICAYLRLIANPDDDPAFIRAITTPRRGIGNTTLEVLGTFAGQAKVSLFEAAMMGGIEAKLQPRQLEPLRVFCESMVRLADRATKDPASVVLDDMMEGIHYEAYLYDAFDERQAQSRWTNTLEFLDWLKRKGTRPEPEGEGEATGFDNTDGFGDEGKNLLELTQTVALMSMLEGREEDPDAVRLSTLHASKGLEYPHVFLVGVEEGILPHCREDEDMGDEKIEEERRLMYVGITRAQRSLHISWCKKRKRARETYSCEPSRFIGEMKLEEAPAPKDETPAMSPKDRLGALKALLGNGGKAAQG, encoded by the coding sequence ATGACCCACGGCCTGAATGCCGCCCAATCCGAAGCCGTCCGCTACCTGGACGGGCCCTGCCTCGTCCTTGCCGGCGCGGGTTCGGGCAAGACGCGCGTGATCACGCAGAAGATCGCGCACCTGATCGAAGACAAGGGCTTCGAGCCGCGCCACATCGCCGCGGTCACGTTTACGAACAAGGCGGCCAAGGAGATGCAGGAGCGCATCGGCAAGCTGATGGAGGGCAAGACCACGCGCGAGGGCAAGCGCCTGCCGCTCAGGCAGCTCACGGTGTGCACGTTCCACTCGCTGGGTGTGCAGATCCTGCGCCTGGAGGCCGAACACGTGGGCCTGAAGCCGCAGTTCTCGATCATGGATTCCGATGACTGCTTCGGCCTGATCCAGGAGCAGCTTGGCACCACCGACAAGAAGCTGATCCGCGGCGTGCAGAGCACCATCTCGCTGTGGAAGAACGGCATGGTCGATCCGGAAGCGGCCATCGCGCAGGCCGCCAATGCAGACGAGCACCAGGCCGCGCTGGTCTACCGCAACTACGTGGCCACGCTGAATGCCTACCAGGCGGTGGATTTCGATGACCTGATCCGCCTGCCGGCCGAACTCTTCGCGCGCAATGAAGCGGTGCAGCTCAAGTGGCAGAACCGCCTGCGCTACTTCCTGGTTGACGAATACCAGGACACCAACGCGTGCCAGTACCAGCTGCTGAAGCTGCTGGCGGGCGGGTCGCACCTGCGCGCGCCGGCGTTCACCGCCGTGGGCGATGACGACCAGGCCATCTACGGCTGGCGCGGCGCCACGCTGGACAACCTGCGCTTGCTCCAGACCGATTTCCCCGACCTCAAGGTCGTGAAGCTCGAACAGAATTACCGCTCGACCGTGCGCATCCTCGAAGCGGCCAATTCGGTCATCGCCAACAACCCGAAGCTGTTCGACAAGAAATTGTGGAGCGAGCACGGCATGGGCGACCCGATCGCCGTGCACCCGATGAACGACGAGGAGCACGAGGCCGAATCCGTGGTGTTTCGCCTGTCAGCGCACAAGTTCGAGCGCCGCGCGCAATTCCGCGACTACGCGATCCTGTATCGCGGCAATCATCAGGCGCGGCTGTTCGAGCAGATCCTGCGGCGCGAGCGCATTCCCTACGTGCTGTCGGGCGGCCAGAGCTTCTTCGACAAGGCGGAGATCAAGGACATCTGCGCCTACCTGCGGCTGATCGCCAACCCGGACGATGATCCCGCCTTCATCCGCGCGATCACCACGCCGCGCCGCGGCATCGGCAACACCACGCTGGAAGTGCTGGGCACGTTCGCGGGCCAGGCCAAGGTGTCATTGTTCGAGGCTGCCATGATGGGTGGCATCGAAGCGAAACTGCAGCCGCGCCAGCTCGAGCCGCTGCGCGTGTTCTGCGAATCGATGGTGCGCCTGGCCGATCGCGCGACCAAGGACCCGGCCAGCGTGGTGCTGGACGACATGATGGAAGGCATCCACTACGAAGCCTACCTGTATGACGCCTTCGACGAGCGCCAGGCCCAGTCGCGCTGGACCAACACGCTCGAGTTCCTTGACTGGCTCAAGCGCAAGGGCACGCGGCCCGAACCGGAGGGCGAGGGCGAAGCCACCGGTTTCGACAATACCGACGGCTTCGGCGACGAAGGCAAGAACCTGCTCGAACTGACCCAGACCGTGGCGCTGATGAGCATGCTGGAAGGGCGCGAGGAAGACCCCGACGCGGTGCGGCTGTCGACGCTGCACGCGTCCAAGGGCCTCGAATATCCGCATGTGTTCCTGGTTGGCGTGGAAGAGGGCATCCTGCCCCATTGCCGCGAGGACGAGGACATGGGTGACGAGAAGATCGAGGAAGAGCGGCGCCTGATGTACGTGGGTATCACGCGTGCCCAGCGCAGCCTGCATATCAGCTGGTGCAAGAAGCGCAAGCGCGCGCGGGAGACATATTCCTGCGAGCCTTCGCGCTTCATCGGCGAGATGAAGCTGGAAGAGGCGCCCGCGCCGAAGGATGAGACACCGGCAATGAGTCCCAAGGACCGGCTTGGCGCGCTGAAGGCTTTGCTCGGCAATGGTGGCAAGGCGGCGCAGGGGTGA
- a CDS encoding glycine zipper 2TM domain-containing protein: MRTLRALGKATLVGVAVAALAGGCSDMTPKQRNTAIGAAAGGVGGAVLTNGSAVGTLGGAALGGVVGNVVTDDNHHHR, translated from the coding sequence ATGAGAACTCTACGAGCCCTTGGCAAGGCGACACTGGTAGGCGTGGCAGTAGCGGCCCTCGCGGGCGGTTGTTCCGATATGACGCCAAAGCAACGTAATACCGCAATCGGTGCGGCCGCCGGTGGCGTGGGCGGCGCCGTGCTGACCAACGGCAGTGCGGTCGGTACCCTCGGCGGCGCCGCGCTCGGCGGCGTGGTCGGCAACGTGGTCACGGACGACAACCACCATCACCGCTAA
- the gcvT gene encoding glycine cleavage system aminomethyltransferase GcvT, translated as MTLQATPLNAIHRALGARMVDFGGWDMPVNYGSQIEEHNAVRGDAGMFDVSHMCVVDLAGPNTRAFLRGLLANNVDKLQTPGKALYSCMLDEKGGVIDDLIVYFFAEDRFRLVVNASTALGDIEWIRARNDATGSGVTITPRRDDVAPAGVLPLAIVAVQGPNARAKVWSAFPSTQPSDALKPFNAIVVQDPAIGEIMVARTGYTGEDGFELVVPAESVAAVWEKLDAAGVRPAGLGARDTLRLEAGMNLYGQDMDINVSPLDAGLAWTVDLQSERDFTGKAALAAAGQRQQFLGLILRDKGGVLRAHQKVITAAGDGEITSGTFSPSLSQSIAFARLPMGVAVGDTVQVEIRDRKLAATVVKLPFVRIGKALVS; from the coding sequence ATGACGCTCCAGGCCACGCCCCTCAACGCCATCCACCGCGCTCTCGGCGCCCGCATGGTCGATTTCGGCGGCTGGGACATGCCGGTCAACTACGGCTCCCAGATCGAAGAACACAACGCGGTGCGCGGCGACGCCGGCATGTTCGATGTGTCGCACATGTGCGTGGTCGACCTGGCGGGCCCGAATACCCGCGCGTTCCTGCGCGGCCTGCTGGCCAACAACGTCGACAAGCTGCAGACCCCGGGCAAGGCGCTGTACTCGTGCATGCTCGACGAGAAAGGCGGCGTGATCGACGACCTGATCGTATATTTCTTCGCCGAGGACCGCTTCCGCCTGGTCGTCAATGCCAGCACGGCGCTCGGCGATATCGAATGGATCCGCGCGCGCAATGACGCCACCGGCAGCGGCGTGACCATCACCCCGCGCCGCGATGACGTGGCCCCGGCTGGCGTGCTGCCGCTGGCCATCGTTGCCGTGCAGGGCCCGAACGCCCGCGCCAAGGTGTGGAGCGCCTTCCCGTCCACTCAGCCTTCCGACGCCCTCAAGCCCTTCAACGCCATCGTGGTGCAGGATCCTGCTATCGGCGAGATCATGGTCGCGCGTACCGGCTACACAGGTGAAGACGGCTTCGAACTGGTCGTGCCCGCCGAGAGCGTTGCCGCTGTCTGGGAAAAGCTCGATGCCGCAGGCGTGCGCCCGGCCGGGCTCGGCGCGCGCGACACGCTGCGCCTGGAAGCCGGCATGAACCTGTACGGCCAGGACATGGACATCAACGTCTCGCCGCTGGACGCGGGCCTGGCCTGGACCGTGGACCTGCAGAGCGAGCGCGATTTCACCGGCAAGGCGGCACTCGCCGCCGCCGGCCAGCGCCAGCAGTTCCTGGGCCTGATCCTGCGCGACAAGGGCGGCGTGCTGCGCGCCCACCAGAAGGTCATCACCGCGGCCGGTGACGGCGAAATCACCAGCGGCACCTTCAGCCCGTCCCTGTCGCAGTCGATCGCTTTCGCACGCCTGCCGATGGGCGTGGCGGTCGGCGATACCGTCCAGGTGGAGATCCGCGACCGCAAACTCGCGGCGACTGTGGTTAAACTGCCGTTTGTGCGTATTGGCAAGGCACTCGTGAGCTGA
- the gcvH gene encoding glycine cleavage system protein GcvH gives MNFPADLKYTESHEWVRVEADGTLTIGITDHAQDALGDIVFLELPEVGKSVGAGDALAVVESVKAASDIYAPVAGEVIAVNEAATAAPESVNADAFDAWLFKLKPANSDDVNGLMSADAYKASVGA, from the coding sequence ATGAATTTCCCCGCTGACCTGAAATACACCGAGTCGCACGAGTGGGTGCGCGTCGAAGCCGACGGCACCCTGACCATCGGCATCACCGACCATGCGCAGGACGCGCTGGGCGACATCGTCTTCCTGGAACTGCCCGAAGTGGGCAAGTCGGTTGGCGCCGGCGACGCGCTTGCCGTGGTGGAATCGGTGAAGGCCGCTTCCGACATCTACGCCCCGGTGGCCGGCGAAGTCATCGCCGTCAACGAGGCCGCCACGGCCGCGCCGGAAAGCGTGAACGCCGACGCCTTCGACGCGTGGCTGTTCAAGCTCAAGCCGGCCAACAGCGACGACGTCAACGGCCTGATGTCGGCCGACGCCTACAAGGCCAGCGTCGGCGCCTGA
- the gcvP gene encoding aminomethyl-transferring glycine dehydrogenase has translation MNAPLPMTAAQGNRPTLAELEARDAFAARHIGPDTPEQQHMLKVLGYSSRAALIDAVIPEAIRRRDGMPMGEFTEPLAEEAALAKLRKLAGKNKVLKSFIGQGYYNTLTPAVILRNIFENPAWYTAYTPYQPEISQGRLEAMLNFQQMVTDLTGLDIANASMLDEGTAAAEAMTLLQRVNKHASNTFYVADDVLPQTLEVVRTRAKPLGIEVKVGPAADAASAHAFGVLLQYPGVNGDVTDYRAIADAVHAAGGLVVAAADLLALTLIAAPGEWGADVAVGNSQRFGVPLGFGGPHAGYMAVKDAYKRSMPGRLVGVTIDAQGNKAYRLALQTREQHIRREKATSNICTAQVLLAVMASMYAVYHGPQGLKRIAQRVHRLAATLAVGLQTLGFTRTNATFFDTLTFETGFNTEAIHAAATERGINLRHAGATRIGVSLDETATRDDVVALWEIFSHGKPLPASLTFDAIEATVEDAFPANLARQSAYLTHPVFNTHHAEHEMLRYLRMLADKDLALDRTMIPLGSCTMKLNATSEMIPVTWPEFSQIHPFAPLDQTVGYREMIDQLEDMLCAATGYAAVSLQPNAGSQGEYAGLLIIHAYHASRGESHRDICLIPSSAHGTNPASAQMAGMKVVVVACDENGNVDLEDLAKKAEQHSKNLAAIMITYPSTHGVFEQGVQQICEIVHQHGGQVYVDGANMNAMVGTAAPGHFGGDVSHLNLHKTFCIPHGGGGPGVGPVAVGAHLADFLPNQDSVGYRRDDNGIGGISAAPFGSASILPISWMYIAMMGSAGLTAATENAILAANYVAKRLSPYYPVLYTGQHDLVAHECILDLRPLQKDTGISNEDVAKRLMDYGFHAPTMSFPVPGTLMIEPTESEALHELDRFIDAMIAIRQEIGRVADGTFDREDNPLKHAPHTAAVVTANEWTRKYTREEAAYPVASLRTQKYWPPVGRADNVYGDRNLFCSCVPMSEYAQD, from the coding sequence ATGAACGCCCCGCTTCCCATGACCGCCGCCCAAGGTAACCGGCCCACGCTGGCCGAACTGGAGGCGCGCGACGCCTTCGCCGCTCGCCATATCGGCCCCGACACGCCCGAACAGCAGCACATGCTCAAGGTGCTCGGCTACAGCAGCCGCGCCGCGCTGATCGACGCCGTGATCCCCGAGGCCATCCGCCGCCGCGACGGCATGCCGATGGGCGAATTCACCGAGCCGCTGGCCGAGGAGGCCGCACTGGCGAAGCTGCGCAAGCTCGCTGGCAAGAACAAGGTCCTGAAGAGCTTTATCGGCCAGGGCTACTACAACACGCTGACCCCGGCCGTCATCCTGCGCAATATCTTCGAGAACCCGGCCTGGTACACCGCGTATACGCCCTACCAGCCCGAGATCTCGCAAGGCCGCCTGGAGGCCATGCTGAACTTCCAGCAGATGGTCACCGACCTGACCGGCCTCGATATCGCCAACGCTTCGATGCTGGACGAAGGCACCGCCGCAGCCGAGGCCATGACGCTGCTGCAGCGCGTGAACAAGCACGCGTCGAACACCTTCTACGTGGCCGACGACGTCCTGCCGCAGACGCTGGAAGTGGTACGCACGCGCGCCAAGCCGCTGGGCATCGAGGTGAAGGTCGGCCCCGCTGCCGACGCAGCTTCGGCCCACGCGTTCGGCGTGCTGCTGCAGTATCCGGGCGTCAATGGTGACGTGACCGACTACCGCGCCATTGCCGACGCCGTGCACGCGGCCGGCGGCCTGGTGGTGGCGGCCGCCGACCTGCTGGCGCTGACGCTGATCGCCGCGCCGGGCGAATGGGGCGCCGACGTGGCCGTGGGCAACTCGCAGCGCTTTGGCGTGCCGCTTGGCTTCGGCGGCCCGCACGCGGGCTACATGGCGGTGAAGGATGCCTACAAGCGTTCGATGCCGGGCCGCCTGGTCGGCGTGACCATCGACGCGCAGGGCAACAAGGCCTACCGCCTCGCCCTGCAGACGCGCGAGCAGCATATCCGCCGCGAGAAGGCCACGTCCAACATCTGTACCGCTCAGGTGCTGCTGGCCGTGATGGCGTCGATGTACGCCGTGTACCACGGCCCGCAAGGCCTCAAGCGCATCGCGCAGCGCGTGCATCGCCTGGCGGCCACGCTGGCCGTGGGCCTGCAGACGCTCGGCTTCACGCGTACCAACGCGACGTTCTTCGACACGCTGACGTTCGAGACCGGCTTCAATACCGAAGCGATCCACGCCGCCGCGACCGAGCGCGGCATCAACCTGCGCCATGCCGGCGCGACGCGCATCGGCGTGTCGCTCGACGAGACCGCGACGCGCGACGACGTGGTGGCGCTGTGGGAAATCTTCTCGCACGGCAAGCCGCTGCCGGCCTCGCTGACGTTCGATGCCATCGAGGCAACGGTCGAGGACGCCTTCCCGGCCAACCTGGCACGCCAAAGCGCCTACCTGACGCACCCGGTGTTCAACACGCACCACGCCGAGCACGAGATGCTGCGCTACCTGCGCATGCTGGCCGACAAGGACCTGGCGCTGGACCGCACCATGATCCCGCTGGGCTCGTGCACGATGAAGCTCAACGCCACCAGCGAGATGATCCCGGTGACCTGGCCCGAGTTCAGCCAGATCCACCCGTTCGCGCCGCTGGACCAGACCGTGGGCTACCGCGAGATGATCGACCAGCTCGAGGACATGCTGTGCGCAGCCACCGGCTATGCCGCCGTGAGCCTGCAGCCGAACGCCGGCTCGCAGGGCGAATACGCCGGCCTGCTGATCATCCACGCCTACCACGCCAGCCGCGGCGAAAGCCATCGCGACATCTGCCTGATCCCGTCGTCGGCGCACGGCACCAACCCGGCGTCGGCGCAGATGGCCGGCATGAAGGTGGTGGTGGTCGCCTGTGACGAAAACGGCAACGTCGACCTGGAAGACCTGGCGAAGAAGGCCGAGCAGCACAGCAAAAACCTGGCGGCCATCATGATCACCTACCCGTCCACGCACGGCGTGTTCGAGCAGGGCGTGCAGCAGATCTGCGAGATCGTGCACCAGCACGGCGGCCAGGTCTACGTGGATGGCGCCAACATGAACGCCATGGTCGGCACGGCCGCGCCGGGCCACTTCGGCGGCGACGTGTCGCACCTGAACCTGCACAAGACTTTCTGCATCCCGCACGGCGGCGGCGGCCCCGGCGTGGGTCCCGTGGCCGTCGGCGCGCACCTGGCCGATTTTCTGCCGAACCAGGACAGCGTGGGCTATCGCCGCGACGACAACGGCATCGGCGGCATCTCGGCCGCGCCGTTCGGCTCGGCCAGCATCCTGCCGATCTCGTGGATGTACATCGCCATGATGGGCTCGGCCGGCCTCACCGCCGCCACCGAGAACGCGATCCTGGCCGCCAACTATGTCGCCAAGCGCCTGTCGCCGTACTACCCGGTGCTGTACACGGGCCAGCACGACCTGGTGGCGCACGAGTGCATCCTGGACCTGCGCCCGCTGCAGAAGGACACCGGCATCAGCAACGAGGACGTGGCCAAGCGCCTGATGGACTACGGCTTCCACGCCCCGACCATGAGCTTCCCGGTGCCGGGCACGCTGATGATCGAGCCGACCGAAAGCGAGGCCCTGCACGAGCTGGACCGCTTCATCGACGCGATGATCGCGATCCGCCAGGAAATCGGCCGTGTCGCCGACGGCACCTTCGACCGCGAGGACAACCCGCTCAAGCATGCCCCGCACACCGCGGCCGTGGTCACGGCCAACGAGTGGACGCGCAAGTACACGCGTGAAGAGGCGGCCTATCCGGTGGCATCGCTGCGCACGCAGAAGTACTGGCCGCCGGTCGGCCGCGCCGACAACGTCTACGGCGACCGCAACCTGTTCTGCAGCTGCGTGCCGATGAGCGAGTACGCCCAGGACTGA
- a CDS encoding YetF domain-containing protein, translating to MWNLSAPWWEFVLRGLIVYGAVLALLRMSGKRQIGQLTPFDLVLLLVLSNAVQNAMNAGDNSVTAGLILAITLVGANAGLAYLTWRSRKLEVFVEGRPQFLIHDGKLLRDVMRSQRVSMEDLNKVLRHAGSSSIADVHFAILETDGTVSVKLRQQPAGAAPPKPDASVWSEVGKDDAV from the coding sequence ATGTGGAATCTCAGTGCCCCCTGGTGGGAGTTCGTGCTGCGCGGACTGATCGTGTATGGCGCGGTGCTGGCCCTGCTGCGGATGTCGGGCAAGCGCCAGATCGGCCAGCTCACGCCGTTCGACCTGGTGTTGCTGCTGGTACTGTCCAACGCCGTGCAGAACGCCATGAACGCCGGGGACAACTCCGTGACCGCCGGGCTGATCCTGGCCATCACGCTGGTGGGCGCCAATGCCGGCCTTGCCTATCTGACCTGGCGCAGCCGCAAGCTGGAGGTCTTCGTGGAAGGCCGGCCGCAGTTCCTGATCCATGACGGCAAATTGCTGCGTGACGTGATGCGCAGCCAGCGCGTCAGCATGGAGGACCTCAACAAGGTACTGCGCCACGCCGGCAGCAGCAGCATCGCCGACGTGCATTTCGCCATCCTGGAAACCGACGGCACGGTATCGGTCAAGCTGCGCCAGCAGCCGGCCGGCGCCGCGCCGCCCAAGCCGGATGCGTCGGTCTGGAGCGAAGTCGGCAAGGACGACGCAGTTTGA